The nucleotide window ATGCCCTCAGGATAACCAACAACTATCTTCGAAACTCCTAGGTGATAAAGCCTTTCAACCATCTGCTTGACTGCCGTGTTAATGTAGTGCCTTGCCTGAAGTTTAGCCTTCTCGTGCATTCTCTTGAGCTTTCTGCTCGTCTTGTAGCCGGACTTGTTGAGCTTTGACTGATAATCAGCAATCCTCTTCTGCCAGTAGAAGTCTATTGATTTTAATGGCCTCCCGTTAACGAGAAAAGCCTCGCCGTTTTCGACGTAAACGGCCATTAAATTGTTTACCCCCAAGTCGATTCCGGCTGAAAGATTACTCCTTGGCTCTCTTGGAACTTTAACCCAATCCCCGTTAGTTAGTCTTTCTTCGACCGTGTAGCTCACGTGAGCGTACCACTTGCGTCTTGCCTCATCGTAGATAATCTCAAGCCTCCCCTGCTTGCCCTTCAAGTGTATTCTCCCCTTGAATTGGATTTTTAGTGTTTTGAATTTTCCTAGGCGTCTCAACTCGATCATGTTGCCTTCAATTTTGTATTGGTCGTTTCGGAGTGGGATGATGAAGAGTTTTCTCCCGTTCTCCTCCTTGACGAATTTTGGGGGCTGTGGTTTGAACCATTCTGACAGTTCGCCCCTCTTTTTCTTCTTGAGTAGGGAGAAGAAACTACGCCACGCTTCAGCATTTTTTCTTGACAATTGTTGTACTGTTGAGCCACCAACCCAGTCCTTGAAGGTATAGTAGGCTTCTTTTTCTGTTGTTCCAAAGTCTATTTTCCCGAATTCTTTGAACTGTTTGAGCCTTTCGTAGTTGAGTTTGTTCCAGATTATTGCGGTGGCTTGGGCTAATTCGAAGAGGATTTTCTCCTGCTCTTTTGAGGGTTGGAGCTTGAGCGTTACTGCTCTTTTCATTGTCCCTCATTATTAATTTTACATCTTTGAGTTTAAAAGTGTTTTTGCTTTATCGCCAAAGGGCTTGTTCGTGGTTGTTTGTACCCCGCCCTGAAGGGCGAGGCTTGAAAAAAGAAAAAGTCACTTCACCTTATACCTCAGCAGTGCGGCAATGCCACCAAGGGCCTTGAGCTTTTCACCACCTTCGTGTTCCGAGCTCACTATCACTACCTCTCCCCTTGTGCCCCTCACGAACTCCATTATCTCCTCTATCTTTTCCTTGTGCTCTCCCTTTAGCAGTTCGTCCAGGACTAAAAGCGTCTCTATAGCCCCGTAATTTGCAGCCTCTTCGACTTCTTTTAAGCCATAGGCAACCAGCCCGTTCTTGGATATCTCTTCAATAACCCTTTCTACAAGCTGAATTTCTTTTGCAACCCTGTTTTCGTGATAAACCCTATCAACGGTGCCTCTCCTGATTACCTCATAGATGCCAGTCCTTCCCGTAACGCTTGTGTCCTCTATAACAACTTTCTTAGCTAGATCAGGATAATTCTCACTTAGGAACTTGTAGAAGTTCTCCTTTGCAAATCCCGGACCGGCAACAATAGCCTTGTCAACATTTTCTCTTTCCATTATCTCGCTCATAGTTTTGGCAAGGTCGTGGAAGAATTTTTTCTCCTCGCTCTCTCTGTCAGCGTTATACCTCTTCCCTCCAAGGTTGTGAGTCACGTTTGCTATAATGTCGACGCCATACTCCCTAACCACGGCTATATCAGCTTCCCCCTCGTCAATTACAACTATCATGACCTTGGCCCTTTGGGATGCCTTGACAGCTTCTTCTAACCTCTCAAGATGGTGCTTTTTCCACTTCTCCTTCTGTATTGTTATCGTGTCGTTCTCTTCAACTGCTATCGTGTGGTATTTGCCAAGAGGCACTTCATCTCTGGAGGTATAGACTATAGGCCCCGTTACCCTTAGAGCGTTTGCGAATCTGTGGAGGTTCACCTTCTCAACCTTGACCCCTAGGAACACCGGTATTGTTTCAACTTTTTCCGGTCTCAGCGAATCACTTCTCTGGCTCTGCTTTCTAAAGGTCTTAGCGTAAACAACATCTCCTTCCTCGATAATGTGATAGAGGTGCCAGAGATCGTCGAGCGTCTCCACCTTGACTTTGATTTTGCCCTCCTTGGGGTCTTGATGAAGTATTTTCACTCTCACCACCCACTCAAGATTTGCGGCTTGCTTTTTAAATAATGAGGCGGGGCGTGTTTAGTTTCACCCCCTGTTATTTAAACAGTATTTGACTCTGAGGAGGATTTTCAGACCATAACACATTACCCCAAGCAGGATTCGGGTTACAGTAGTCTTTTTCAGAAAACAGGGGATCCTACTGCCAAACCACGTTGTAAACGCACCCCAGAACCCCTCATGAGGATTCCTATGCCTGTACTCTTCTTCAGAAAACACTCTATCTCTCCTCTTACTACCAAAACCACCTGGAGGGTTCTTAGTTTTCTTAACAATCGGCCGATAACCCTTTTCCACCACAGTGTTCAGAACTTTCTTTGAATCATAAGCCCCATCAGCATAAAAATTCCCAGAACCCTCCGGCAGGAGTTCAATCAGCTCGTTCTCAGAAGTTGTGATCCTCACAGCAACCGGATACAGTAAACCCGGCAGGATTCTCGTTATTGCCTGAACTTCTATCCTGCCCTTTTTTTATTTGTGATAATGGTTGAGTCTGCTTGAGTGCTGGCGTAGGGTAATTTCTGGAGTTTTTTCAGGAGGTGGTTTGTCAGTTCTTCGAGGTTCAGCTTTTTCTCCCAGTTGTGGAGGGTTGAGTAGTGAATGTTTGCTCCGAAGAATTTTCTGCCGTAGTGCTGGGCGTCTCTGAGGGGTAGGTTGTAGTATTGTTTAAAGAGGAGTATTGCCAGTATTGTTTTTACTGGAAATTTTTTGGATTTTGGCAGGTTCTTCAGCTTTCCTTCTGATTCGAAGTCTGCTAAAACGTCAAGAATTGTGAATGCCACGCTTTCAGGGTCTTTGAGTCTGTGATCCCATCTGGGGATCACGGCAACCACCTGAAAGAATTCGGCAAAAACCCTAATAAAGGTTACTATAAACACGCCCTAATGAGGCGCAACTTTTAAAAAGCAACAACCTTTATTCACCACGACTAGGCGGTGGAAACCGCGGGATGTTCCGCTCTGCGGAGAACCACAAACAGCGAAAGATGAGGTGGAAAAAATGGGAATGTACAAATACATTAGGGAAGCTTGGAAGAGCCCAAAAAAGAGCTACGTTGGAGAACTCCTGAAGCAGAGGATGATTAAGTGGAGAAGGGAGCCAAGCGTTGTTAGGATTGAGAGACCAACCAGACTTGACAGGGCCAGGAGTTTGGGATATCAGGCAAAGCAAGGTTATGTTCTTGTTAGAGTTAGAGTGAGAAAAGGCGGAAGGAAGAGGCCAAGGTGGAAGGGCGGAAGAAAGCCCTCAAAGATGGGTCAGGTTAAGTACTCACCAAAGAAGTCCCTCCAGTGGATTGCTGAGGAGAAGGCCGCGAGAAAGTTCCCCAACCTTGAGGTTCTCAACTCATACTGGGTTGGCGAGGACGGTATGTACAAGTGGTTTGAGGTTATCCTAGTTGATCCACACCACCCAGTCATCAAGTCAGATCCAAAGATTGCCTGG belongs to Thermococcus bergensis and includes:
- a CDS encoding 50S ribosomal protein L15e, translating into MGMYKYIREAWKSPKKSYVGELLKQRMIKWRREPSVVRIERPTRLDRARSLGYQAKQGYVLVRVRVRKGGRKRPRWKGGRKPSKMGQVKYSPKKSLQWIAEEKAARKFPNLEVLNSYWVGEDGMYKWFEVILVDPHHPVIKSDPKIAWIAGKAHKGRVFRGLTSAGKRSRGLLNKGKGAEKIRPSIRAHNGRGK
- a CDS encoding RNA-guided endonuclease InsQ/TnpB family protein — encoded protein: MKRAVTLKLQPSKEQEKILFELAQATAIIWNKLNYERLKQFKEFGKIDFGTTEKEAYYTFKDWVGGSTVQQLSRKNAEAWRSFFSLLKKKKRGELSEWFKPQPPKFVKEENGRKLFIIPLRNDQYKIEGNMIELRRLGKFKTLKIQFKGRIHLKGKQGRLEIIYDEARRKWYAHVSYTVEERLTNGDWVKVPREPRSNLSAGIDLGVNNLMAVYVENGEAFLVNGRPLKSIDFYWQKRIADYQSKLNKSGYKTSRKLKRMHEKAKLQARHYINTAVKQMVERLYHLGVSKIVVGYPEGISRNSDRGKKQNFILSHVWRFNTVIQRLKEVAEEYSIEVLLVDEAFTSQTCPLCGQRHSDGRIFRGLFKCRREGVVMNADLVGAFNILRKAVETITPSLPALAGGRGNGGKTLPEGSKTRFNLGLNETPQTSLPMARG
- a CDS encoding mRNA surveillance protein pelota; translated protein: MKILHQDPKEGKIKVKVETLDDLWHLYHIIEEGDVVYAKTFRKQSQRSDSLRPEKVETIPVFLGVKVEKVNLHRFANALRVTGPIVYTSRDEVPLGKYHTIAVEENDTITIQKEKWKKHHLERLEEAVKASQRAKVMIVVIDEGEADIAVVREYGVDIIANVTHNLGGKRYNADRESEEKKFFHDLAKTMSEIMERENVDKAIVAGPGFAKENFYKFLSENYPDLAKKVVIEDTSVTGRTGIYEVIRRGTVDRVYHENRVAKEIQLVERVIEEISKNGLVAYGLKEVEEAANYGAIETLLVLDELLKGEHKEKIEEIMEFVRGTRGEVVIVSSEHEGGEKLKALGGIAALLRYKVK